In the Candidatus Poribacteria bacterium genome, one interval contains:
- a CDS encoding ABC transporter ATP-binding protein, producing MISIRNVTKNFGGKNVLNELSLEIPRGETLVIMGQSGCGKSVLLKIITGLMSADAGEIWFDGTEISSLKGKQINVLRRRIGMLFQSAALFDSMTVAENVAFMLDQHTNLDRREMRKIVDEKLSLVDLEGVQDLRPAELSGGMRKRVGLARALAFDPEVIFYDEPTTGLDPVTCTEINQLIRDLHERLQVTSVVVTHDMHSAFSVATRMAMIHEGKQIAYGRPDEIINIDDPILQQFILFGAPDQILNMENPILKTYLGR from the coding sequence ATGATTTCAATTAGGAATGTCACAAAGAATTTTGGGGGCAAAAATGTTTTAAACGAACTCAGCCTCGAAATTCCGCGTGGTGAAACACTCGTGATTATGGGACAAAGCGGGTGTGGTAAGAGTGTACTCCTCAAAATTATTACAGGATTGATGTCCGCGGATGCCGGTGAAATTTGGTTTGATGGGACGGAAATATCAAGCCTGAAAGGCAAGCAAATAAATGTCCTCCGTCGAAGGATTGGAATGCTATTTCAGTCCGCTGCCCTCTTTGATTCGATGACTGTGGCAGAGAACGTGGCTTTTATGTTGGATCAGCATACAAATCTTGACAGGCGAGAGATGCGTAAGATTGTTGATGAGAAACTCAGTCTTGTTGATTTAGAGGGTGTTCAGGACTTGCGTCCTGCCGAACTGAGTGGCGGTATGCGAAAACGGGTTGGTCTCGCACGCGCCTTGGCATTTGATCCAGAGGTTATTTTTTACGATGAGCCTACAACTGGGCTTGACCCGGTTACGTGTACTGAAATCAACCAACTTATTAGAGATCTCCACGAAAGGCTGCAAGTTACCTCTGTTGTGGTTACACATGATATGCACAGTGCTTTTAGTGTCGCGACGCGGATGGCGATGATTCATGAAGGTAAGCAGATCGCATACGGCAGGCCAGATGAGATTATTAACATCGACGATCCTATTTTGCAACAGTTCATCCTATTTGGGGCACCAGACCAGATTCTCAACATGGAAAATCCCATTTTGAAAACGTATTTGGGGAGATAG
- a CDS encoding MCE family protein translates to MNFWTASVKVGVMVLIGIVLLTILLTNAENWPWATAGDELTFQFRSVNGLYVGAGVYLYGVPIGKVTAIELRPDTDNVHIKAKVRNAFEWLREDCSARISMNGFVGEIYIALDNGPVGHPILKPANLPIVGKDPVNALELLEQTSAGMTQAIELTTAANEVLQANQEAIQLAIKEIREVVALTGKTIEKLSLDSEETVKTLTQLALENDRRFQGTLVKVNNLITQLEGDSVMVSSQISDITRELFRLLNQNSPKLNTIFTDIRATTSEFRQITQDFRSDFDALATQVSALVSQSRRAIKTGEANIAPILENLQAATASVAALETSVDRFLTTLNEGEGTVAQLLNTREPLEDVRRTLRNVDKTMGAVTELSQETERQLAQFDLPQFGWDYELRYLSLEERLHNELGFLLSQSPNAHYRFGVGVRDEEVRFEFQYIHDVTDFLRARAGFMRSRVGAGLDLWLWSRRFGISVEGAGLTSKQPELNAEVAFRFFRYGQFLLGAENLTGERRWTTGFRFFGGEW, encoded by the coding sequence ATGAACTTTTGGACGGCGTCTGTAAAAGTCGGTGTAATGGTTCTTATCGGAATCGTTCTTCTGACAATCCTTCTGACGAATGCTGAGAATTGGCCCTGGGCAACTGCTGGGGATGAACTAACGTTTCAATTTCGTTCTGTCAATGGGCTTTATGTCGGGGCAGGGGTTTACCTATATGGTGTTCCTATTGGCAAAGTAACTGCGATTGAACTCCGTCCTGATACCGATAATGTACACATCAAGGCGAAAGTCAGAAATGCGTTTGAGTGGTTACGGGAGGACTGTAGTGCCAGAATTTCTATGAATGGGTTTGTTGGCGAAATTTATATCGCGCTTGACAATGGACCGGTGGGGCATCCGATATTAAAACCTGCCAACTTGCCGATTGTTGGAAAAGATCCTGTGAATGCTTTGGAACTCCTCGAGCAGACAAGTGCTGGTATGACCCAGGCTATTGAACTCACAACGGCTGCAAATGAAGTGCTGCAGGCGAACCAAGAAGCGATTCAACTCGCCATTAAAGAGATTCGGGAGGTCGTTGCACTCACTGGAAAAACGATTGAGAAATTAAGTCTTGATTCTGAAGAGACGGTAAAAACGCTAACACAACTCGCCTTAGAAAACGATAGACGGTTTCAGGGAACCCTCGTAAAGGTGAATAACCTTATAACACAGTTGGAAGGCGATTCCGTGATGGTGAGTAGTCAAATTAGCGACATTACGCGTGAACTCTTTAGGCTTCTGAATCAGAATTCACCGAAGCTCAATACGATTTTTACGGATATTCGCGCAACAACATCGGAATTTCGACAAATAACACAGGATTTTCGCTCAGATTTCGACGCATTAGCGACACAGGTTTCTGCCCTCGTTTCGCAAAGTCGTCGTGCTATTAAAACGGGAGAAGCGAATATCGCACCAATATTAGAAAATCTACAGGCAGCGACGGCTTCGGTCGCGGCGTTGGAGACGAGTGTCGATCGTTTTCTCACCACGCTTAATGAAGGGGAAGGTACTGTCGCGCAATTGCTGAACACACGGGAACCACTTGAAGATGTCCGCCGAACCTTGCGAAATGTGGACAAAACGATGGGCGCCGTAACGGAACTTTCTCAAGAAACTGAGAGGCAGTTGGCGCAATTTGATTTACCGCAGTTTGGTTGGGATTATGAACTCCGTTATTTAAGTCTCGAAGAGCGACTCCACAACGAATTGGGGTTTTTACTCTCTCAAAGCCCTAATGCGCACTATAGATTCGGGGTGGGAGTTCGGGACGAGGAGGTTCGATTTGAGTTTCAGTATATCCATGATGTAACAGATTTTCTTCGGGCACGCGCTGGATTCATGCGCTCCAGAGTCGGCGCGGGGCTGGATTTGTGGTTGTGGTCCCGGCGTTTTGGTATCAGTGTTGAAGGTGCAGGATTGACAAGCAAGCAACCGGAGTTGAACGCGGAAGTAGCGTTCAGATTCTTCCGATATGGACAGTTCCTGCTTGGGGCGGAGAATTTGACAGGTGAGCGGCGGTGGACAACAGGATTTCGCTTTTTTGGCGGTGAGTGGTAG
- the radA gene encoding DNA repair protein RadA, giving the protein MARERRKFVCQECGYITPKTLGRCPSCKSWQSFAEEVETLTTLSKHRDIGQVSREPEPISQVTANEVERHLTGMLEFDRVLGGGIVPGSVVLIGGDPGIGKSTLLLQAGDALSRNYGDVLYVSGEESVSQTKLRATRLGVASDTLYVLCENNLEQIEKYIEAREPKVVIVDSIQTVYLSSIPSAPGSVTQIRECAGHLLICAKNRNIPVFLVGHVTKDGALAGPRVLEHMVDAVLYFEGEQHHIYRMLRAIKNRFGSTNEIGIFEMQSTGLVDVMNPSELFLSNREEEVSGSVVVSSIEGTRPLLMEVQALVVPTHYGNPRNTAAGVDRHRIALLIAVLNKRVGINVGDSDVFVNITGGLRINEPGIDLGVMMAISSSHRDLPVDRKTVVIGEVGLGGEIRPVTHVDRRIREAAKLGFRRVIFPEYNRKGLEIDEDIELVGVNDVYDSLGALL; this is encoded by the coding sequence ATGGCACGAGAGCGACGTAAATTTGTCTGTCAAGAGTGTGGCTATATAACGCCGAAGACGCTGGGACGGTGTCCGAGTTGTAAGAGTTGGCAGAGTTTCGCCGAAGAGGTAGAGACCCTTACGACGCTATCGAAACACCGGGACATCGGACAAGTGTCCCGCGAACCCGAACCTATTTCGCAAGTTACAGCAAACGAAGTAGAGCGACATCTAACCGGGATGTTGGAATTTGACAGAGTCTTGGGCGGTGGGATTGTACCCGGCTCTGTGGTCCTTATCGGCGGCGATCCTGGGATAGGCAAATCTACATTGTTACTACAAGCCGGTGATGCATTAAGTCGGAACTATGGAGATGTGCTTTACGTTTCCGGTGAGGAATCTGTGAGCCAGACGAAACTCCGTGCGACTCGGCTCGGCGTTGCATCTGATACACTTTATGTACTGTGTGAAAACAATTTGGAACAGATTGAAAAGTATATAGAGGCGCGCGAACCGAAGGTCGTCATCGTTGATTCTATACAGACGGTTTATTTGTCGAGTATTCCATCTGCCCCTGGAAGCGTTACGCAGATTCGTGAGTGTGCGGGGCATCTCCTAATTTGTGCAAAGAATCGGAATATCCCGGTGTTTCTCGTTGGGCACGTTACGAAGGATGGGGCACTCGCGGGGCCCCGCGTTTTAGAACACATGGTGGATGCTGTCCTCTATTTTGAAGGTGAGCAACATCACATTTACCGTATGCTTCGAGCGATCAAAAATCGGTTCGGTTCCACGAATGAGATCGGGATTTTTGAGATGCAAAGCACAGGGCTGGTGGATGTGATGAACCCGTCAGAACTCTTTTTAAGCAACCGAGAGGAAGAAGTTTCAGGATCTGTCGTCGTTTCCAGTATAGAGGGGACCCGTCCCCTGCTCATGGAAGTGCAAGCACTCGTTGTGCCTACGCATTACGGGAATCCCCGTAATACAGCGGCTGGGGTGGACCGACACCGGATCGCTTTGCTCATTGCGGTCCTTAATAAAAGGGTAGGAATTAATGTTGGGGATTCTGATGTTTTTGTTAACATTACGGGTGGGTTACGCATTAATGAACCGGGAATAGATCTTGGTGTGATGATGGCAATATCCTCAAGTCATCGCGATCTCCCTGTGGATCGGAAGACTGTCGTCATCGGTGAGGTTGGGCTTGGTGGTGAAATTCGTCCTGTGACGCATGTTGACAGGCGAATTCGAGAAGCCGCAAAGTTAGGCTTCAGACGAGTGATCTTTCCCGAATATAACCGAAAAGGTTTGGAAATTGATGAGGATATTGAACTTGTAGGTGTTAACGACGTATATGATAGTCTGGGAGCTTTGCTATAA
- a CDS encoding TRAM domain-containing protein, producing the protein MTVWGIRLFFLIASAASCYIIYKDPIAAGVGFIVALLLVGAEICLRTPSVRSIIASLIGLAVGLLISFAILPIFSQFDGNLKTGIVLCLSYVGLMGGYYLSTTLDLSQLSRSNGPARAGESRSIQAASNFKILDTSVIIDGRILEICQTRFIEGVLVIPRFVLNELQHIADSSEPLRRNKGRRGFDILRALQNNPAIDVEISEEEVPHLPEVDAKLVHLAQKRGATIITNDLNLNKVAELQSVKVLNINELSNAVRPVVIAGEVIQVLLLKEGKEPNQGVGYLDDGTMVIVEDGKPYIGSTLNVEVTQTLRTSAGQMIFTRIKENEVDADEQQGMRAYPRSW; encoded by the coding sequence ATGACAGTTTGGGGTATCCGTCTCTTTTTTTTAATTGCAAGTGCGGCGAGTTGCTATATAATTTATAAGGACCCAATTGCAGCAGGTGTCGGATTTATTGTTGCCCTTCTTCTTGTTGGGGCAGAAATTTGTCTGCGTACACCCAGCGTGCGTAGCATCATTGCGAGTCTGATAGGACTTGCTGTAGGTCTATTGATTTCTTTTGCCATACTACCTATTTTTTCTCAATTCGATGGTAATTTAAAAACAGGGATTGTTCTCTGTCTGAGTTACGTGGGCCTGATGGGGGGTTACTATCTTTCTACGACATTGGATTTAAGTCAACTATCAAGATCAAACGGACCAGCGCGCGCGGGTGAATCACGTTCGATTCAAGCCGCAAGTAACTTCAAAATTTTGGACACAAGTGTTATTATTGATGGTAGGATTCTTGAGATCTGTCAAACAAGGTTTATTGAAGGCGTACTTGTCATTCCGCGGTTTGTTCTTAATGAGTTACAGCATATTGCGGACTCATCGGAACCACTGCGGAGAAATAAAGGACGACGCGGTTTCGATATTCTCCGAGCACTGCAGAACAACCCAGCGATTGATGTTGAGATCTCAGAGGAAGAAGTCCCGCATTTGCCCGAAGTTGATGCAAAGTTGGTTCATCTGGCACAAAAGCGCGGCGCAACGATTATCACAAATGATTTAAATCTCAACAAAGTCGCTGAATTGCAGAGTGTGAAGGTCCTCAATATCAACGAGTTATCGAACGCTGTCCGTCCTGTGGTCATTGCCGGTGAGGTCATCCAAGTGCTGCTCCTAAAGGAAGGTAAGGAACCGAATCAAGGCGTTGGTTACCTTGATGATGGAACAATGGTAATTGTTGAAGATGGGAAGCCGTACATCGGAAGTACACTTAACGTTGAAGTTACACAGACGTTGCGGACGAGTGCAGGTCAAATGATTTTCACGCGGATCAAAGAAAATGAAGTGGACGCTGATGAACAGCAAGGTATGCGTGCTTATCCCCGCAGCTGGTAA
- the ispD gene encoding 2-C-methyl-D-erythritol 4-phosphate cytidylyltransferase has product MNSKVCVLIPAAGKGSRMAHSVKKPYLKLAQKPILAHTIQRFEQNSAVDAIFVIVDRDDFSECRSAVLRPYPFTKVQELVGGGETRQKSVYNGVRALSADVDFVIVHDAVRPFVTDDIILACLTAADAYGAAVAAVPVKDTIKVVNEDRFIVETPARDQLWAVQTPQVFRKSLLEEAHQAAQAHQLTATDDASLVEQLGFPVKLVKGSYANLKITTPIDLRVAEVLISDATLW; this is encoded by the coding sequence ATGAACAGCAAGGTATGCGTGCTTATCCCCGCAGCTGGTAAAGGGAGCCGGATGGCGCATTCGGTGAAAAAACCTTACTTAAAATTGGCACAAAAACCGATTTTGGCACATACGATTCAGCGGTTTGAGCAAAATAGTGCCGTGGATGCGATTTTCGTCATTGTTGACCGAGATGATTTTAGTGAGTGTCGCTCCGCTGTATTGCGCCCCTATCCGTTTACAAAAGTCCAGGAGCTGGTTGGAGGCGGAGAAACCCGTCAGAAATCCGTCTATAACGGGGTCCGTGCCCTGTCAGCAGATGTGGATTTTGTGATTGTCCATGATGCGGTGCGCCCTTTTGTGACGGATGACATCATTTTGGCATGCCTCACCGCAGCAGATGCGTATGGCGCCGCTGTTGCCGCTGTTCCAGTCAAGGATACAATTAAAGTCGTCAACGAAGACCGTTTCATTGTTGAAACCCCGGCGCGTGATCAGCTGTGGGCGGTGCAAACCCCTCAAGTTTTTCGGAAATCTCTTTTAGAGGAGGCACATCAAGCAGCACAAGCGCACCAACTTACAGCGACTGATGATGCCTCTCTTGTTGAGCAGCTCGGTTTTCCTGTTAAGCTGGTAAAGGGGAGTTACGCGAATCTAAAGATAACGACACCTATTGATTTGCGAGTCGCTGAAGTGTTGATCTCAGATGCTACCCTTTGGTAA
- a CDS encoding 2-C-methyl-D-erythritol 2,4-cyclodiphosphate synthase: MRVGIGYDVHRLVSDRKLILGGVEISYHLGLLGHSDADVLTHAIVDAILGAAALGDIGTHFPDTDERYEGMDSLIFLRDAAAKVRQCGYQIENIDSTVIAQRPRLAPYISEMCTRVANVLDIAVTQVSVKATTAEELGVVGEGRAIVAHAIACLSRL; this comes from the coding sequence ATGCGAGTAGGTATTGGTTACGACGTTCATCGATTGGTTTCTGATAGAAAATTGATTCTCGGTGGTGTTGAGATCTCATATCATTTGGGATTGTTAGGACATTCGGATGCGGATGTCCTGACCCACGCAATCGTAGATGCGATTTTAGGAGCCGCCGCACTCGGTGATATTGGCACGCATTTTCCCGATACAGATGAGCGTTATGAAGGAATGGACAGTCTTATTTTCTTGAGGGATGCCGCCGCGAAAGTGAGACAGTGTGGTTATCAGATTGAAAATATAGACAGTACAGTTATCGCGCAGCGTCCGAGATTAGCACCTTATATTTCGGAGATGTGCACACGAGTTGCCAACGTGCTTGATATTGCCGTGACACAAGTGAGCGTTAAGGCGACTACAGCGGAAGAATTAGGTGTTGTCGGTGAAGGAAGAGCGATTGTCGCTCATGCCATTGCCTGTCTCTCCAGGCTATAG
- a CDS encoding cysteine--tRNA ligase, with protein MKIYNSLSRQLEDFVPLNPEQVSIYSCGPTVYDYIHMGNARTALVTDIIRRYLEYRGYKVKLVQNLTDIDDKIINRAAELGVSAKQLAHRNGEAYFEDTQRLGIHAADVHPKATEHIPEMISLIQTLIDKGAAYVVDGSVYYRVNQFAEYGKLSGRKPEDLLAGARVEIDERKEDPRDFDMWKAAKPGEPFWESPWGNGRPGWHIECSAMAMKHLGETIDIHAGGEDLQFPHHENEIAQSELATGCTFARYWMHVAFLKIDGRRMGKSEHNFILLRDALDHYPTEVIRHFLISAHYRHPLDYNPESLAKSEGALRRLNNCLDALKKYEGQFDASETETAPLQDAVQTMKSRFKKAMDTDFNTAQALGAIFTLVAEVNRSLATSDGAVAPVFAQAYQALTETCEVLGIYNGDAQDGGNVEQRDQLIALLLEVRQEARSRKDWDTSDKIRDRLKELNIEIQDTREGATWKIIS; from the coding sequence ATGAAAATTTATAACTCGCTGAGCCGGCAATTGGAGGATTTTGTCCCGCTAAATCCCGAACAGGTATCTATTTACAGTTGCGGTCCGACTGTTTACGATTACATTCACATGGGTAACGCACGCACTGCTTTAGTAACAGACATTATTCGGCGTTATCTCGAGTATAGAGGGTACAAAGTCAAACTGGTTCAAAATTTGACGGATATTGATGATAAAATTATCAATCGTGCGGCGGAGTTAGGTGTGAGTGCAAAGCAGCTCGCACATCGAAACGGCGAAGCCTACTTTGAGGATACCCAACGTCTCGGTATCCATGCGGCAGATGTCCATCCGAAAGCGACCGAACACATCCCAGAAATGATAAGTTTAATTCAGACCCTGATTGATAAAGGGGCGGCGTATGTCGTTGATGGCAGTGTTTATTACCGTGTGAATCAATTTGCTGAATATGGGAAACTTTCCGGTCGAAAGCCAGAGGATCTGCTCGCGGGGGCACGGGTTGAAATTGATGAACGGAAGGAAGATCCGCGAGATTTTGATATGTGGAAAGCCGCGAAGCCGGGTGAGCCTTTTTGGGAGAGTCCGTGGGGGAACGGCAGACCGGGATGGCATATAGAATGTTCCGCCATGGCGATGAAACATCTCGGTGAGACGATTGATATCCACGCAGGTGGCGAAGATTTACAGTTTCCACACCACGAAAACGAGATAGCGCAGAGTGAATTGGCAACAGGGTGTACCTTCGCACGCTACTGGATGCACGTCGCTTTTTTGAAGATTGATGGCAGACGGATGGGCAAGTCGGAACACAATTTTATTCTGCTACGCGATGCACTTGACCATTATCCGACCGAAGTGATTCGTCATTTCCTGATTTCGGCGCACTATCGGCACCCACTTGACTACAATCCGGAGAGTTTGGCGAAATCGGAAGGGGCTCTCAGGCGCTTGAACAACTGTTTGGATGCATTGAAAAAGTATGAAGGGCAGTTTGATGCAAGCGAAACCGAGACCGCGCCGCTTCAAGATGCCGTCCAAACGATGAAGTCGCGGTTTAAGAAAGCGATGGATACAGACTTCAACACCGCGCAGGCACTCGGTGCTATTTTCACGCTTGTTGCTGAAGTCAACAGGTCGCTTGCGACTTCTGATGGAGCAGTTGCTCCCGTTTTCGCACAAGCATATCAGGCGTTGACTGAAACCTGTGAAGTGCTCGGTATTTACAATGGAGATGCCCAAGATGGCGGTAATGTAGAGCAACGTGACCAACTCATTGCCTTATTGTTAGAGGTCCGACAAGAGGCTCGGAGTCGCAAAGATTGGGATACGTCCGATAAAATTCGGGACAGACTTAAAGAACTCAACATTGAAATCCAGGATACCCGCGAAGGGGCTACTTGGAAAATTATATCATAA
- a CDS encoding discoidin domain-containing protein, whose protein sequence is MRFELLILTLCVVIGMSGCILASNPSINLSKNIALDATSEDSKYHDDNIYSIGTTGPILEDGKDEASQMESDKYTEAVLRWRQPQTIQQVVVKAEPGQLEFFAVQYMNDEEEWVTIKEVRDNMRPAYKFTLKDPIVTTRFRLKVPRRWDSRRIGGAKRSTRGETGAPTAQEYKEIQEIEIYYALPPDPMEAGTAE, encoded by the coding sequence ATGCGTTTTGAATTATTGATACTGACCCTCTGTGTGGTGATTGGGATGTCGGGCTGTATTCTCGCGTCGAATCCATCTATTAACTTGAGCAAGAACATCGCACTTGATGCGACAAGCGAGGATTCAAAGTACCATGACGACAATATCTACTCAATAGGAACGACAGGTCCCATTCTTGAAGACGGGAAGGATGAGGCATCCCAAATGGAGTCTGATAAATACACGGAGGCTGTTTTGAGATGGCGGCAGCCACAAACAATTCAACAGGTTGTGGTAAAAGCCGAGCCTGGTCAATTGGAGTTCTTCGCCGTTCAGTACATGAATGACGAGGAGGAGTGGGTTACCATAAAAGAGGTTCGGGACAATATGCGTCCTGCGTACAAGTTCACCTTGAAGGATCCGATTGTGACGACGAGGTTTCGGCTCAAAGTGCCGCGCCGTTGGGATTCGCGCCGGATCGGTGGGGCGAAACGCTCAACCCGCGGCGAAACTGGGGCACCCACTGCGCAAGAATATAAAGAGATTCAGGAAATTGAAATCTATTACGCGCTCCCACCGGATCCGATGGAAGCAGGCACAGCAGAATAG
- the dprA gene encoding DNA-protecting protein DprA, protein MLSNETISLIHLNLIQGVGLKTVQVLRDVFGSTERALQATPDELRKTDRLPPLVRDLLIHKPVLYPVERELELIHRYGCQVVTLYDPTYPPHLKEIETPPFVLYVKGHLTPEDALGISVVGSRNAKDYGRKASYRLSYQIAQRGLTVVSGFAKGIDTAAHRGALEAGGRTIAVMGNGLSLIYPAANKDLAEKIEVSGALVSEFPMAARPKPRNFPRRNRIISGLTLGTVIVEASNRSGALITARLAAEQNREVFAVPGEIFSELSAGTHRLINDGAKLINTVDDLLNELPPYVLNQIQSQASPDVQTQSPQASPVEKRDPEISPEAQRSVSTPPPPDLTPDEKTVFEAIEVPSSHIDTIVRTTQLPISQVSSVLLMLELKGIVQQLPGKQFAKTI, encoded by the coding sequence ATGCTGTCTAACGAGACAATCAGTCTAATTCATTTAAACCTAATCCAAGGTGTAGGACTCAAGACTGTCCAAGTCTTGCGAGATGTTTTTGGGAGTACAGAGCGGGCACTTCAAGCAACACCCGACGAACTCAGAAAAACAGATCGACTTCCGCCGTTGGTCCGTGACCTCTTAATTCACAAGCCCGTTTTGTATCCAGTCGAACGTGAGCTTGAATTGATACACAGATACGGGTGTCAGGTCGTAACACTCTATGACCCTACATATCCGCCCCACTTGAAGGAGATTGAGACACCCCCATTTGTGCTATATGTAAAAGGGCACCTCACGCCTGAAGACGCGCTTGGCATCTCGGTCGTCGGTTCTCGAAACGCGAAGGATTACGGGCGTAAGGCGAGTTACCGCTTGAGTTACCAGATCGCGCAGCGTGGTTTAACGGTGGTGAGCGGGTTCGCTAAGGGTATTGATACCGCCGCGCATCGCGGCGCACTTGAAGCAGGCGGCAGGACAATTGCGGTGATGGGAAATGGATTAAGCCTTATCTATCCTGCCGCGAATAAGGACCTTGCTGAAAAAATTGAAGTCTCTGGTGCGTTAGTTTCCGAATTTCCAATGGCAGCCCGACCGAAGCCGAGAAACTTCCCACGTCGCAACCGTATCATTAGCGGTTTGACGCTTGGCACTGTTATCGTAGAAGCGTCAAACCGCAGTGGGGCATTGATTACCGCCCGTCTCGCCGCTGAACAGAACCGAGAGGTGTTCGCTGTACCGGGTGAGATTTTTTCTGAGCTTTCAGCGGGTACCCATCGGTTAATTAATGACGGTGCGAAACTCATTAACACTGTGGATGATCTGCTCAATGAACTGCCGCCTTATGTACTAAACCAAATTCAGTCCCAGGCATCACCGGATGTACAAACACAGTCACCCCAAGCATCACCTGTTGAGAAGCGGGACCCTGAGATTTCTCCTGAAGCACAGCGATCCGTTTCGACGCCCCCTCCACCGGATTTAACGCCAGATGAGAAAACGGTTTTTGAGGCGATTGAAGTCCCTTCATCACATATTGATACCATCGTTCGGACGACACAACTCCCGATTAGTCAGGTGTCGAGCGTGCTTTTGATGTTGGAGCTTAAGGGCATCGTTCAACAGTTGCCGGGAAAGCAATTCGCTAAAACCATCTGA
- the tsaD gene encoding tRNA (adenosine(37)-N6)-threonylcarbamoyltransferase complex transferase subunit TsaD has product MKILGIDTSCDETAAAVVADGREVLSNVVASQIEVHQEYGGVVPELASRKHIEAINYIVSRSLAEADVTFKDLEAIAVTNRPGLIGALLVGVAAAKSLAYCHKLPLLGINHVEGHIYANFMVHDALTFPHICLTVSGGHTLLVEVHEGWHYKVLGGTQDDAAGEVYDKVAKYLGLGFPGGKVIDDLAQEGDPSAIKFPRPMRHTDDYQFSFSGIKTSVRYFVEKARRAGLLVENGQGKVEPTNRDEITVEDIAASFQAAVVDVLVYKSIRAAKATGSRAITLTGGVAANSQLRASLKVAAAEIGAEVYYPPMNLCTDNGAMIAGIAYQKYQQGFRDELSLNATPNGSLV; this is encoded by the coding sequence ATGAAGATACTTGGCATTGATACTTCATGTGATGAAACCGCTGCCGCAGTTGTCGCTGACGGAAGAGAAGTGCTTTCTAACGTTGTTGCTTCACAGATTGAAGTGCACCAAGAATATGGTGGCGTTGTCCCGGAACTCGCCTCGCGCAAACATATTGAAGCGATTAACTACATCGTGAGTCGGTCGTTGGCAGAAGCGGATGTCACATTCAAAGACTTGGAGGCGATAGCGGTGACGAATCGTCCCGGCTTAATCGGGGCATTGCTTGTCGGGGTCGCCGCGGCGAAAAGTCTTGCCTATTGTCACAAGTTGCCACTGCTCGGTATTAATCACGTTGAAGGGCATATCTACGCGAACTTCATGGTGCATGATGCCCTGACTTTTCCGCATATCTGCCTCACGGTTTCTGGTGGGCATACGTTGCTCGTTGAGGTTCACGAAGGGTGGCACTATAAGGTATTGGGAGGGACACAAGACGATGCCGCCGGTGAAGTCTACGACAAAGTTGCGAAGTATCTCGGACTCGGTTTCCCCGGTGGAAAAGTGATCGATGACCTCGCACAGGAAGGTGACCCTTCGGCGATCAAATTTCCGAGACCGATGCGGCATACGGATGATTATCAATTCAGTTTTAGCGGTATCAAGACTTCGGTGCGCTATTTTGTGGAGAAGGCGCGACGCGCAGGTCTACTTGTGGAAAATGGACAAGGGAAGGTAGAGCCCACAAACCGTGATGAGATAACTGTTGAAGATATTGCTGCCAGTTTTCAAGCGGCTGTCGTAGATGTGCTTGTTTACAAGTCGATTCGCGCCGCGAAAGCCACTGGCTCTAGGGCGATAACTTTGACAGGTGGCGTTGCCGCAAACAGTCAGTTGCGTGCTTCATTAAAGGTCGCCGCTGCAGAGATCGGTGCGGAAGTCTACTATCCACCGATGAATCTGTGTACGGATAACGGCGCGATGATCGCCGGGATCGCTTACCAGAAATATCAGCAAGGATTCCGAGATGAACTTTCTCTGAATGCGACCCCGAACGGATCCCTTGTCTAA